One genomic window of Mucilaginibacter sp. SJ includes the following:
- a CDS encoding IS4 family transposase has translation MTGLFKRLKAELFDHGFLDTLAKNTGVIKRLRKISGSDLLDTLLFDSNQSFNGMSMQLMLRHSLNISKQALHQKYNEGLTEFIKGALERLLAIELPCREIQGLEINIKDSTRFALPEAMADVYPGTKGCGIKAGAALQFEFGIKSGSCDIRLTPGNCNDQKESHLDQQMIRPGVLYMRDLGYSHIAYMSNIIEKKAFFVNKLSPKTSIHILRNEVYQELDLTALQKSGKAFDGLVYIGKDKLPVRMIIEPVSDEIKNNRISHTDKYNKKKGHQTTALFKLRAGFNFIVTNLDSTYSAELIRKLYHLRWQIELVFKGWKSSLKIHQMPKGNTHRITCALYSKLLWAMLSWKITMSIGKIGEVSILKVHSFIASGMQELRLQLWGLSSKWLDMLEQLPFYKLLKEQKKGRLKTEEIVIII, from the coding sequence CTGACAGGGTTATTTAAACGCTTAAAAGCGGAATTATTTGACCATGGATTTCTTGATACCCTTGCTAAAAACACGGGAGTGATCAAACGTTTAAGGAAGATAAGCGGATCAGATCTTCTGGATACGCTGCTATTTGACAGCAATCAATCATTTAATGGCATGAGTATGCAGCTGATGTTAAGGCATTCACTTAATATATCAAAACAGGCCCTGCATCAAAAGTATAATGAAGGGCTGACGGAGTTTATCAAAGGGGCTCTGGAGCGACTTTTAGCGATAGAATTGCCTTGTAGAGAGATACAAGGGCTTGAGATCAACATCAAAGATTCCACACGTTTTGCCTTACCGGAGGCAATGGCGGATGTTTATCCGGGGACAAAAGGCTGCGGGATAAAAGCTGGCGCGGCCCTGCAGTTTGAGTTTGGGATCAAAAGTGGAAGTTGTGATATCAGGCTAACACCGGGCAATTGCAATGACCAGAAAGAAAGCCACCTCGATCAGCAGATGATTCGACCGGGTGTATTATACATGAGAGACCTGGGTTATAGCCATATTGCTTATATGAGCAACATTATCGAAAAGAAGGCATTCTTTGTCAATAAGTTAAGCCCCAAAACATCGATACACATTCTGCGTAATGAAGTATACCAGGAGCTGGACCTGACCGCTTTACAAAAATCAGGAAAAGCATTTGACGGTTTAGTTTATATTGGAAAAGACAAGCTACCTGTCCGGATGATTATTGAACCGGTAAGTGATGAAATAAAAAACAACCGGATAAGCCATACCGATAAATACAACAAAAAGAAAGGCCATCAGACAACAGCGCTTTTCAAGCTCAGAGCAGGCTTTAATTTCATTGTAACCAACCTGGATAGCACTTACAGTGCCGAACTGATCCGGAAACTCTATCATCTCCGCTGGCAGATCGAGTTGGTGTTCAAAGGCTGGAAATCATCGTTGAAGATCCATCAGATGCCTAAAGGAAATACCCACCGTATCACCTGTGCACTTTACAGCAAACTATTATGGGCTATGTTAAGCTGGAAGATAACAATGTCAATCGGTAAGATCGGCGAGGTAAGTATCCTCAAGGTACACAGTTTTATAGCATCAGGTATGCAGGAGCTAAGGCTGCAATTGTGGGGATTAAGCAGTAAGTGGCTGGATATGCTCGAACAGCTTCCGTTTTACAAACTGCTTAAAGAGCAGAAAAAAGGACGGCTCAAAACAGAGGAAATTGTAATAATTATTTGA
- a CDS encoding type I restriction enzyme HsdR N-terminal domain-containing protein, with product MLQPLNLPPYPFKISDDNGTLTLFDEIRKKTIIITPEEWVRQHFVQYLIKQKNYPRSLIKLEGGLKLNTLQKRTDIVVFNPDGQRILMVECKAPSVTIDQKTFDQIARYNMVHKVSLLAVSNGLQHYYCTIDHEKCTYQFIEELPGYVKG from the coding sequence ATGCTCCAACCGCTTAACCTGCCACCCTACCCTTTTAAAATAAGCGACGATAACGGAACATTAACGCTTTTTGACGAGATCCGTAAGAAAACCATCATCATTACACCCGAAGAGTGGGTACGCCAGCATTTTGTACAATACCTTATCAAACAAAAAAACTATCCCCGCTCATTAATTAAGCTGGAAGGCGGCCTCAAGCTCAACACCCTGCAAAAACGTACCGACATTGTGGTGTTTAACCCCGACGGGCAACGCATTTTAATGGTTGAATGTAAAGCGCCTTCAGTAACTATCGATCAAAAAACCTTCGACCAGATTGCCCGGTATAACATGGTGCATAAGGTTTCATTGCTGGCGGTAAGCAATGGCCTGCAGCACTATTACTGTACTATCGATCATGAAAAATGTACTTACCAGTTTATTGAAGAACTGCCTGGGTATGTTAAGGGTTAG
- the holA gene encoding DNA polymerase III subunit delta, with protein sequence MTAAEILKDLKNRKFKPLYLLHGEEPYFIDLVSNYIEHHLLPEHERGFNQTVVYGKDTDIMTVLNAAKRYPMMADYQVVLVKEAQDMKWGKDDDNKKSIDPVLSYLENPLPSTILVFCYKYGKFDKRKKTYKAIEKNGLIFESATLYDNKVPAWVEGYVSEKGYKMNQQGSAMIAEYLGNDLAKIANELEKLMLNVSAGQEITLKHIQDNIGISKEYNVFELQTALTKKDAYKVNQIINYFEANPKSNPIVLVLGNLNNFFSKVLVYHYVKDKTPQNLAREMGVNPYFIKDYEQAARNYPLGKIFQVISYLREYDLKSKGVESNAPHGELMKELMFKILH encoded by the coding sequence ATGACTGCTGCCGAGATATTAAAGGACCTTAAGAACCGTAAGTTTAAACCGCTGTACCTGTTGCATGGTGAGGAACCTTATTTTATCGACCTGGTAAGCAATTACATTGAGCATCACTTGTTGCCTGAGCACGAACGCGGCTTCAATCAAACCGTAGTTTACGGTAAGGATACCGACATCATGACCGTGCTCAATGCCGCCAAGCGTTACCCCATGATGGCCGATTACCAGGTGGTACTGGTAAAAGAAGCACAAGACATGAAATGGGGCAAGGACGATGACAATAAAAAAAGCATTGATCCGGTATTGAGCTATCTTGAAAATCCGCTGCCAAGTACTATTCTTGTTTTTTGCTATAAATACGGCAAATTTGATAAGCGTAAAAAAACGTACAAGGCCATTGAAAAGAACGGGCTTATTTTTGAATCGGCTACTTTATATGATAATAAGGTGCCGGCCTGGGTTGAAGGTTATGTAAGCGAGAAGGGCTACAAAATGAACCAGCAGGGATCGGCCATGATTGCCGAGTACCTGGGCAACGACCTGGCTAAAATTGCCAACGAGCTCGAAAAACTGATGCTGAATGTTAGCGCCGGGCAGGAGATTACCCTGAAGCATATCCAGGATAATATTGGTATCAGTAAGGAGTACAATGTATTTGAGCTGCAAACAGCCCTCACCAAAAAAGATGCTTACAAGGTAAACCAGATCATCAATTACTTTGAAGCCAATCCCAAATCAAATCCCATTGTTTTGGTGCTCGGCAACCTGAATAACTTTTTCAGCAAGGTGCTGGTGTACCATTACGTAAAAGATAAAACCCCGCAAAACCTTGCCCGCGAAATGGGCGTTAACCCATACTTTATTAAAGATTATGAGCAGGCCGCCCGTAACTACCCGCTTGGTAAAATTTTCCAGGTGATCAGCTATCTGCGCGAGTATGATTTGAAAAGCAAAGGCGTTGAATCAAACGCGCCGCACGGTGAGTTGATGAAGGAGCTGATGTTTAAGATCCTGCATTGA
- the cysC gene encoding adenylyl-sulfate kinase, with amino-acid sequence MILLFCGLSGAGKTTLAKSVAAELTSLGIKIEIIDGDEYRAALCRDLGFSKEDRNENIRRLGFVASRFSAQGIVTIVSAINPYDDIRQELAEKYDHVSIVHVDCPVKKLISRDTKGLYKRALLPDGHPDKLTNLTGINDRFDVPVKPDLYIDTCNYTIQQSTSSLLYYIINNLHPVKQINKIPSYT; translated from the coding sequence ATGATACTTTTATTTTGTGGATTATCGGGCGCTGGAAAAACAACTTTGGCAAAAAGTGTAGCCGCCGAATTAACAAGCCTGGGCATTAAAATTGAGATCATTGACGGTGATGAATATCGTGCTGCACTTTGCCGCGATCTGGGTTTTAGTAAGGAAGACCGGAACGAGAACATCCGCCGCCTCGGCTTTGTGGCCAGCCGTTTTAGCGCACAGGGTATTGTTACCATTGTGAGTGCTATAAATCCATATGACGATATTAGGCAGGAACTTGCCGAAAAATATGATCATGTAAGCATTGTCCACGTGGATTGCCCGGTGAAAAAGTTGATAAGCCGCGATACCAAAGGTTTATATAAACGGGCGCTGCTGCCTGATGGGCACCCGGATAAACTAACCAACCTGACAGGTATTAACGATAGGTTTGATGTACCTGTTAAGCCTGATCTGTACATTGATACCTGCAATTATACCATACAACAAAGTACCTCTTCACTGCTTTATTATATTATCAATAATCTGCATCCTGTTAAGCAGATTAATAAAATACCAAGCTATACCTGA
- a CDS encoding sulfotransferase: protein MQKRVLIITGMHRSGTSLITQWLSKCGLQTGEKLVPGGYGNVEGHFEDIEFLKMHEEILAGHNLPTTGLTVEHVAQFTLYEKEKLKSIIKVKQQLYDQWGWKDPRTCLFLDVYKELLPDACYLVILRDYQSVVSSLLRREFKWVENRYMARKYFSRLVWMKFRRSRRMVQFYNEYATEYLKVWIAYNQDILKCIETLPRDAFVVVNYSMLKDEDEQVFEYLKDKWNLALKYSRFKDIFKENLIGPDVAFEQYINDKTLITQAIKLQAQLKEYMLTD from the coding sequence ATGCAAAAAAGAGTACTGATCATTACCGGGATGCACCGTTCCGGTACCTCGCTTATTACCCAATGGTTAAGCAAATGCGGCCTGCAAACCGGCGAAAAACTGGTACCTGGCGGGTACGGCAATGTGGAAGGGCATTTTGAAGATATTGAATTTTTAAAAATGCACGAAGAGATCCTGGCCGGCCATAACCTGCCCACAACAGGGCTTACGGTTGAGCATGTGGCGCAGTTTACCTTGTACGAAAAGGAAAAGCTTAAAAGCATTATTAAAGTTAAACAACAGTTATACGACCAATGGGGCTGGAAAGACCCGCGGACATGCCTGTTCCTGGATGTATATAAAGAACTGCTGCCCGATGCCTGCTACCTGGTTATCCTGCGCGATTATCAGTCGGTAGTGAGCTCACTTTTACGGCGCGAATTTAAATGGGTGGAAAACAGATACATGGCGCGTAAATATTTTTCAAGACTGGTATGGATGAAATTCAGACGGTCGCGCCGCATGGTGCAGTTTTATAATGAATACGCTACCGAATACCTGAAAGTTTGGATAGCCTACAACCAGGATATTTTGAAATGTATTGAAACACTGCCCCGGGATGCTTTTGTAGTTGTTAATTATTCGATGCTGAAAGACGAGGATGAACAGGTTTTTGAATATCTGAAAGACAAGTGGAACCTGGCATTAAAGTACTCAAGGTTTAAGGACATTTTTAAGGAAAACCTTATCGGCCCCGATGTCGCTTTTGAGCAATACATCAATGATAAAACCCTTATTACGCAAGCCATAAAACTACAGGCTCAGCTTAAAGAATATATGCTGACTGATTAG
- a CDS encoding EVE domain-containing protein, with protein sequence MQHWLVKSEPFKYSWEKFNKDGRTFWDGVRNYQARNNLREMKEGDLVLFYHSNEGKEIVGIAKVVKEAYPDPTTDDTNWVVVDLAPVEALKTPVTLEQIKADPKLQDIGLVRQGRLSVMGVKREEFDYILALGSK encoded by the coding sequence ATGCAACATTGGTTAGTAAAAAGTGAGCCCTTTAAATACAGCTGGGAAAAATTTAATAAAGATGGTCGTACCTTTTGGGATGGTGTGCGCAATTACCAGGCACGCAATAACCTGAGGGAAATGAAAGAGGGCGACCTGGTGTTATTTTATCACAGTAACGAGGGTAAAGAGATTGTAGGCATAGCCAAAGTTGTTAAGGAAGCTTACCCGGACCCCACAACCGATGATACCAATTGGGTAGTGGTTGACCTGGCCCCGGTTGAAGCCCTGAAAACCCCGGTGACCCTTGAGCAGATCAAAGCCGACCCTAAATTACAGGATATTGGCCTGGTAAGGCAGGGGCGTTTATCGGTAATGGGGGTAAAGCGCGAAGAGTTTGATTACATCTTAGCGCTGGGCAGTAAATGA
- a CDS encoding carbohydrate-binding family 9-like protein has translation MKCGSILTGCFVKSGLVAVLLVLPGLAKAQDAFSAFPDLFTTPYGYVAKHVKQAPVIDGDLEDAVWQQAKWTRDFQDIEGRLKPQPPLQTNVKMLWDDSCLYVAARIRDPHVWATLSHHDDIVYKDNDFELFIDPANSTHSYFEIEVNALNTIFDLFLTKPYRNNGAAVTGWDAHGLRSAVKVEGTLNDPTDTDKGWTVEMAIPFKAIAGGFNHAVIKDGTLWRINFSRVQYDTKVQNGKYVKQQDNNRRDLPEHNWVWSNQGLINMHYPERWGYLLFSDHEADDATFKIPYAEEQKKYLWLVYYKQKQWFKDHHQYCTSLNNLGVENKVTVASHANELKLEATAHQFIAYIADSKTKATYMIDQDGLVQQQIIPKFHE, from the coding sequence ATGAAATGTGGAAGCATCTTAACGGGTTGTTTTGTTAAGTCGGGCCTTGTCGCCGTTTTATTGGTATTGCCGGGACTTGCAAAAGCGCAGGATGCTTTCAGCGCCTTTCCCGATCTGTTTACCACCCCTTACGGCTATGTTGCGAAACATGTAAAGCAAGCGCCGGTAATTGATGGCGATCTGGAAGATGCTGTATGGCAGCAGGCCAAATGGACCCGGGACTTCCAGGATATTGAGGGCCGTCTTAAACCGCAGCCTCCGCTGCAAACCAACGTTAAAATGCTTTGGGACGATAGCTGCCTGTATGTAGCAGCCCGCATCAGAGATCCGCATGTTTGGGCTACGCTTAGCCATCATGATGATATTGTTTACAAAGACAATGATTTTGAGCTGTTTATCGATCCTGCCAACAGCACGCATAGTTATTTTGAAATTGAGGTGAATGCCCTCAATACCATTTTCGATTTGTTTTTGACCAAACCCTACCGTAACAACGGCGCCGCGGTAACCGGTTGGGATGCGCACGGCTTACGGTCGGCGGTAAAAGTTGAGGGCACACTGAATGATCCTACGGATACGGATAAAGGCTGGACGGTTGAAATGGCTATCCCATTTAAAGCCATAGCCGGTGGCTTTAACCACGCTGTGATAAAGGATGGTACTTTGTGGCGTATCAATTTTTCGCGGGTGCAGTATGATACTAAAGTGCAAAACGGCAAGTATGTAAAGCAGCAGGATAACAACCGTCGTGATTTGCCCGAGCATAACTGGGTTTGGAGCAACCAGGGACTTATCAACATGCATTACCCCGAACGCTGGGGCTACCTCCTCTTCAGCGATCATGAGGCTGATGACGCGACGTTTAAAATACCCTATGCGGAAGAGCAAAAAAAATACCTGTGGCTGGTTTATTACAAGCAAAAGCAGTGGTTTAAAGATCATCACCAATACTGCACCTCGTTAAACAACCTGGGTGTTGAAAATAAGGTAACAGTAGCAAGCCATGCTAATGAACTTAAGCTGGAAGCAACTGCCCATCAGTTTATAGCTTATATTGCCGATAGTAAAACCAAAGCGACCTATATGATTGACCAGGACGGCCTGGTGCAGCAACAGATAATCCCTAAATTCCATGAATAA
- a CDS encoding family 10 glycosylhydrolase, whose amino-acid sequence MNKREFLKAGLLAGVAAQLPLVSNAAVEAAKNSKKKAMKNWVWINPNPKDTDDELATRYASYKASGITGIFFENDSERHFRAAKAKGLEAHRWIWTFNRAELVNEKPEWYSKNRKGESCADHPPYVQYYRWLCPSRPEVQEYLTKTVDDILAKDYIDGIHLDYVRYCDVVLPVNLWDKYKIEQTKELPEYDFCYCDVCKAKFREEYNQDLDQIQYPEASLSWRLFRYNNITRVVNGISTVAHQHKKQITAAVFPTPEVARRNVRQDWTNWNMDGICPMIYHGFYKEGVSWIGNAVAEGVHFLAGRFPLYAGLYLSDFKSDDEIRTGIQVALKNGAMGVSFFGNVRPEVLAILKDEVAVFKAS is encoded by the coding sequence ATGAATAAGCGCGAATTTTTAAAGGCCGGTTTACTGGCCGGCGTGGCTGCCCAGTTGCCCTTAGTAAGCAACGCCGCTGTTGAAGCTGCCAAAAACAGCAAGAAAAAAGCCATGAAAAACTGGGTATGGATCAACCCTAACCCAAAAGATACGGATGATGAACTGGCCACCCGCTACGCTTCCTACAAGGCATCGGGCATTACCGGCATATTTTTCGAGAACGACAGCGAACGCCATTTTCGTGCCGCTAAAGCTAAAGGCCTGGAGGCCCACCGCTGGATCTGGACTTTTAACCGTGCCGAACTGGTAAACGAAAAGCCCGAATGGTACAGCAAAAACCGCAAAGGCGAATCATGTGCCGATCATCCGCCGTATGTGCAGTATTATCGCTGGCTTTGCCCGTCGCGCCCTGAAGTGCAGGAGTATTTAACCAAAACTGTCGATGATATTTTGGCTAAAGATTATATCGATGGCATCCACCTGGATTACGTGCGTTACTGCGATGTTGTGTTACCGGTAAACCTTTGGGATAAATATAAAATTGAGCAAACCAAAGAGCTGCCCGAATATGATTTTTGCTACTGCGACGTTTGCAAAGCCAAATTCAGGGAAGAATATAATCAGGATCTCGATCAGATCCAATACCCCGAAGCCAGTCTTTCATGGCGCTTGTTCAGGTATAATAACATAACCCGGGTGGTTAACGGTATCTCGACTGTTGCCCATCAGCATAAAAAACAAATAACTGCGGCCGTATTCCCTACACCCGAAGTAGCCCGTCGCAACGTAAGGCAGGACTGGACAAACTGGAATATGGACGGCATTTGCCCCATGATATACCATGGTTTTTACAAGGAAGGAGTGAGCTGGATAGGCAACGCAGTAGCCGAAGGTGTACATTTCCTGGCCGGCAGGTTTCCGCTGTATGCAGGCCTGTATTTATCAGATTTTAAGAGTGATGATGAAATCCGCACGGGTATACAGGTGGCGCTTAAAAATGGCGCGATGGGCGTGTCTTTCTTCGGTAATGTAAGGCCGGAAGTACTGGCGATACTGAAAGATGAGGTTGCGGTGTTTAAGGCTTCGTAA
- a CDS encoding MarR family winged helix-turn-helix transcriptional regulator, with product MRIEDEIQSTNFEDNYHKVAINVAYTQGWLANYFRCHFEKHNITQQQFNILRILRGQYPKPATINLLKERMIDKMSDASRIVDRLVQKGLVSRCTNNKDRRAVDIRISEEGLATLSKMDAEFKTKEILSNNLTEDEAATLSDLLDKMRG from the coding sequence ATGCGAATAGAAGACGAAATACAAAGTACCAATTTTGAAGACAACTACCACAAAGTAGCCATTAACGTGGCGTACACGCAAGGTTGGCTGGCTAACTATTTTCGTTGTCATTTTGAAAAACATAATATTACCCAGCAGCAGTTCAATATACTGCGGATCCTGCGCGGCCAGTACCCCAAACCGGCTACTATAAATTTGCTGAAGGAAAGGATGATCGATAAAATGTCGGATGCATCGCGCATTGTTGACCGCCTTGTTCAAAAAGGACTGGTATCACGCTGCACCAATAATAAAGACAGGCGCGCCGTAGATATCCGCATCAGCGAAGAAGGCCTTGCAACCCTTTCAAAAATGGATGCCGAGTTTAAAACAAAAGAGATCCTGAGCAATAACCTCACCGAAGATGAAGCTGCAACCCTAAGTGATCTATTGGACAAAATGCGGGGATAG
- a CDS encoding DUF5522 domain-containing protein has product MLQEGIDYYINDDGNFVFTEAYHLKRGYCCKNKCLHCPWGYGKVKLFGNGTESDGSDK; this is encoded by the coding sequence ATGTTGCAGGAAGGCATTGATTATTATATCAACGATGATGGCAATTTTGTTTTTACCGAAGCCTATCATTTAAAGCGGGGCTATTGCTGTAAAAACAAGTGCCTGCATTGCCCCTGGGGCTATGGCAAGGTAAAATTGTTTGGAAATGGCACTGAATCAGACGGTAGCGATAAATAA
- a CDS encoding MBL fold metallo-hydrolase: protein MILDDFVSFDEKGLYCKYGDFYIDPQLPVKTAVISHAHADHAISGNTNVYCTRATASIMQLRYDRTAAKVFNIAAFNQPFEVGRVTITLIPAGHMLGSAQILMEYEGARYLYTGDYKLQPDATCEPIEWVTTDVLITESTFANPAVIHPDPVAEIRKINDIKSNILLGAYALGKSQRLINLITEHAPQKKILVHHKIMPINAIYEKMGFHPGKYQIYGRKLMKVQDEFVYIVPPFTFDSYIRATGVKRLFASGWKNLQVNNQDTLFISDHVDWNDILQTIANTKPKQVWTLHGKGEHLKAYFKDDIFVKILN from the coding sequence ATGATACTTGACGATTTTGTTTCTTTTGACGAAAAGGGGCTGTACTGCAAATACGGCGACTTTTATATCGACCCGCAACTACCGGTAAAAACGGCTGTAATTTCCCATGCCCATGCTGATCATGCCATAAGTGGCAATACCAATGTTTACTGCACCCGCGCCACAGCGAGCATTATGCAGCTGCGGTACGACCGTACCGCCGCCAAAGTTTTTAACATAGCTGCCTTTAACCAGCCATTTGAAGTGGGCAGGGTTACGATAACACTGATCCCGGCGGGGCATATGCTTGGTTCGGCACAAATACTGATGGAGTATGAAGGCGCGAGATATTTATATACCGGCGACTACAAGCTACAGCCCGATGCCACCTGCGAACCTATTGAATGGGTTACCACCGATGTGCTGATCACCGAAAGTACCTTCGCCAATCCGGCTGTTATCCATCCCGATCCTGTTGCCGAAATCCGCAAGATCAATGATATCAAGAGTAACATTTTGCTTGGTGCTTATGCGCTTGGCAAAAGCCAGCGCTTAATCAACCTCATTACCGAACATGCGCCGCAAAAAAAGATTTTGGTACATCATAAAATAATGCCCATCAATGCCATTTATGAAAAGATGGGCTTCCATCCTGGCAAATACCAAATTTACGGGCGCAAACTGATGAAGGTGCAGGACGAGTTTGTTTATATAGTGCCGCCCTTTACGTTCGACAGTTACATCAGGGCCACCGGTGTTAAACGCCTTTTTGCATCGGGATGGAAAAACCTGCAGGTTAATAACCAGGATACCCTCTTTATATCCGACCATGTGGACTGGAACGATATCCTGCAAACCATCGCCAACACTAAACCCAAACAAGTGTGGACACTTCACGGTAAGGGCGAGCATCTGAAAGCTTATTTTAAAGATGATATCTTTGTAAAAATTCTGAACTGA
- the coaE gene encoding dephospho-CoA kinase (Dephospho-CoA kinase (CoaE) performs the final step in coenzyme A biosynthesis.), which translates to MLKIGLTGNIGSGKTTVAQVFELLGIPVFYADDEAKKVMVTDHVLIDGIKQTFGAQAYFDDGSLNRKYISGIVFNNKAELEKLNALVHPAVFRAFDSFDQLHKDAPYVIREAAILFESGSYKMCDRAIMITAPFEVRIARVMERDGISRADVESREARQLSQDEKLKLANDVIINDGKQLVIPQVIALHELYLSLA; encoded by the coding sequence ATGCTTAAAATAGGTTTAACCGGTAATATAGGCAGCGGCAAAACAACCGTTGCCCAGGTGTTTGAATTACTTGGCATTCCTGTTTTTTATGCCGACGACGAAGCTAAAAAAGTAATGGTTACCGACCATGTGCTTATTGACGGCATTAAACAAACCTTTGGCGCACAGGCCTATTTTGATGATGGCAGTCTGAACCGCAAATATATATCGGGGATAGTTTTTAACAATAAAGCCGAACTTGAAAAGCTTAACGCCCTGGTGCATCCTGCCGTGTTCAGGGCTTTTGATAGTTTTGACCAGCTGCACAAGGATGCTCCCTACGTGATTCGGGAAGCTGCTATTTTGTTTGAAAGCGGCTCATACAAAATGTGCGACAGGGCCATCATGATCACCGCCCCGTTTGAAGTCCGCATTGCCCGCGTTATGGAGCGCGACGGCATTAGCCGGGCCGATGTTGAAAGCCGCGAGGCCCGCCAGCTATCGCAGGATGAAAAACTGAAACTGGCCAATGATGTAATTATTAACGATGGTAAACAATTGGTTATACCGCAGGTAATAGCCCTGCATGAACTGTATTTATCGCTCGCTTAG
- a CDS encoding CdaR family protein → MAIVKLSATERRRLSVFFTCLSLAIIAWIFTTLSDPLPYRVKKVLTFKNAPQRRAFHSLQPDTVDATIQGTGWQMLFSRINSDNKPLTVDLRSLETRNYVVIDSMQLKQINIGKDPANRILSIDPDTLYFDFSNRLIKKVPVQLTMGVSYQKQFAVSGNITVRPAYVTVSGPVERLKQITSWKTDSLKFSNVNETINTRVNLKPSNEGNLNVYPRSVQAIVPVDEFTEKTLEIPVKLINNNSYYNVKVFPQKIKVTFTTSLSRYADIDEDLFEAVADLNLWRDKGYTALPVKLIHMPPFCKVIRIFPANIDFYIKK, encoded by the coding sequence ATGGCAATAGTAAAATTATCGGCAACAGAACGCAGGCGGCTCTCGGTATTTTTTACCTGTTTGTCGCTGGCTATCATTGCATGGATTTTTACTACGCTGTCCGATCCGCTTCCTTACAGAGTGAAAAAAGTTTTAACTTTTAAAAACGCTCCGCAAAGGCGGGCTTTTCATTCGCTGCAGCCCGATACTGTTGATGCTACCATACAGGGTACCGGCTGGCAAATGCTGTTCTCCAGGATCAACAGCGATAATAAGCCGCTAACTGTTGATCTCCGCTCGCTCGAAACCCGAAATTATGTGGTTATTGACAGCATGCAACTTAAACAGATCAATATAGGGAAAGACCCGGCCAACCGGATCTTATCCATTGACCCGGATACGCTTTATTTTGATTTCAGTAACCGCCTTATCAAAAAGGTCCCTGTTCAGCTTACCATGGGCGTTAGCTATCAAAAGCAATTTGCGGTATCGGGTAACATAACGGTAAGGCCTGCTTATGTAACCGTGAGCGGCCCTGTTGAACGCCTGAAGCAAATCACCTCGTGGAAAACAGACTCGCTTAAATTCAGTAATGTTAATGAAACCATTAATACCAGGGTTAACTTAAAGCCCAGCAATGAGGGCAACCTGAATGTTTATCCCCGCTCGGTACAGGCTATTGTGCCGGTTGATGAATTTACCGAGAAAACGCTGGAGATCCCCGTAAAGCTGATCAACAACAACAGCTACTATAACGTAAAAGTGTTTCCGCAAAAAATTAAAGTCACTTTTACTACGTCTTTAAGCCGGTATGCCGATATTGATGAAGACCTGTTTGAAGCCGTTGCCGATCTTAATCTTTGGCGCGATAAGGGGTACACGGCCCTGCCGGTAAAACTTATCCATATGCCTCCCTTTTGTAAAGTGATAAGAATATTTCCTGCCAATATTGATTTCTACATAAAAAAATAA
- the yajC gene encoding preprotein translocase subunit YajC encodes MIATILLQASSGGLGSYGSLVPMVLIIVVFYFFMIRPQVKKQKDQKKYVEELKKGDRVITTAGIHGRIIDLNETTFLVEVENGKIRFDKSAISLDASKALNTPAVEKKA; translated from the coding sequence ATGATAGCTACTATTTTATTACAGGCTTCAAGCGGCGGCTTAGGCAGCTACGGTTCATTAGTGCCAATGGTACTGATCATCGTAGTGTTTTACTTCTTTATGATCCGCCCGCAGGTTAAAAAGCAAAAAGATCAAAAAAAATACGTTGAAGAACTTAAAAAAGGCGACAGGGTTATAACCACAGCCGGCATCCACGGCCGCATCATTGATTTAAACGAAACCACATTTTTGGTTGAGGTTGAAAACGGCAAGATCCGCTTTGATAAATCGGCCATATCGCTTGATGCATCAAAAGCATTGAATACACCGGCGGTTGAGAAGAAAGCGTAA